One segment of Aquimarina sp. BL5 DNA contains the following:
- a CDS encoding VOC family protein, giving the protein MKRGIGAITLVVKNYDEAIHYYLDKLNFKLIEDTKLSDKKRWVTIAPCNSSETIILLAEAATLEQKKAIGNQTGGRVFLFLHTDDFWRDYNDMKSNDVSFLEEPREEIYGTVVVFEDLYGNKWDLIEHKN; this is encoded by the coding sequence ATGAAAAGAGGTATTGGAGCTATTACACTAGTTGTTAAAAACTATGATGAAGCTATTCATTATTATTTAGACAAGCTTAACTTCAAACTTATTGAAGACACTAAACTAAGTGATAAAAAACGTTGGGTTACCATAGCTCCTTGTAATAGTTCTGAAACTATAATTCTATTGGCAGAAGCTGCCACTTTAGAACAGAAAAAAGCGATTGGAAATCAAACAGGTGGTAGAGTTTTCTTATTTCTACATACCGATGATTTTTGGAGAGATTATAATGACATGAAATCTAATGACGTATCTTTTCTTGAAGAACCTAGAGAAGAAATCTATGGAACAGTCGTTGTTTTTGAAGATCTATATGGTAATAAATGGGATCTCATAGAGCATAAAAATTAA
- the coaD gene encoding pantetheine-phosphate adenylyltransferase, which produces MRRAVFPGSFDPITLGHYDIIERGLTLFDEVILAIGVNAEKKYMFSLEERKHFIEEAFKGEPKVKVMTYKGLTVDFCKQQNANFILRGLRNPGDFEFEKAIAHTNRKLTEIETVFLLTSSGKSYISSSIVRDVIRNNGDYTGLVPDTVRVKKI; this is translated from the coding sequence ATGAGAAGAGCTGTTTTTCCAGGTTCATTTGATCCAATTACTTTAGGACATTATGATATTATCGAAAGAGGATTGACTCTTTTTGACGAAGTTATATTAGCAATCGGTGTTAATGCCGAAAAAAAATACATGTTCTCTTTGGAAGAACGGAAACATTTCATCGAAGAAGCTTTTAAAGGCGAACCAAAAGTAAAGGTAATGACCTACAAGGGACTTACCGTAGATTTCTGTAAACAACAGAATGCTAATTTCATTCTGCGAGGACTTAGAAATCCCGGAGATTTCGAATTTGAAAAAGCTATTGCTCATACAAATAGAAAACTAACAGAAATAGAAACAGTTTTTCTACTTACCTCATCAGGAAAAAGTTATATTTCATCATCCATTGTTCGTGATGTTATCAGAAATAATGGTGATTACACGGGATTAGTTCCTGATACAGTGAGAGTAAAAAAAATATAG
- a CDS encoding D-alanine--D-alanine ligase, which yields MKKNIAILMGGYSSEFDISIQSGNVVYKHLDKNLYQPYRIHITKDSWFYVDDNDQKTNVDKNDFSLFLDGSKINFDAAFNIVHGTPGEDGLLQAYFELIGIPQTACDFYQAALTFNKRDCISTLKPYGIPTAKNYFLNKGDVIQTESIINTVGLPCFVKANKAGSSYGVSKVKTIEELLPAIDLAYKEDNEIIIESFLSGTEVSVGVITYKGEDLVLPITEIVSENEFFDYEAKYLGKSQEITPARLSEVDKEKVKNLALKIYQILKMKGFSRSEYIFHNGEPHFVEMNTNPGFSEASILPQQAIAAGISLPELLTNTIEEAIKADK from the coding sequence ATGAAGAAGAATATTGCCATCCTTATGGGAGGTTACTCTAGTGAATTTGATATTTCTATCCAAAGTGGAAACGTAGTATACAAGCATCTGGATAAAAATTTATACCAACCTTATCGCATTCATATTACTAAAGATTCCTGGTTTTATGTTGATGACAATGATCAAAAAACCAATGTAGACAAAAATGATTTTTCACTATTTCTTGATGGTTCCAAAATCAATTTTGATGCTGCCTTTAATATTGTTCACGGCACTCCGGGAGAAGATGGTTTGTTACAGGCATATTTTGAATTAATCGGGATTCCACAAACTGCTTGTGATTTTTATCAGGCTGCGCTTACTTTTAATAAAAGAGATTGTATTAGTACTCTAAAACCATACGGAATTCCAACTGCCAAAAATTATTTCTTAAATAAAGGGGATGTAATACAGACCGAATCTATAATCAATACTGTAGGTTTGCCTTGTTTTGTCAAAGCTAACAAAGCTGGCAGTAGTTATGGAGTTTCTAAAGTTAAGACCATAGAAGAACTGCTACCTGCCATTGATTTAGCCTACAAAGAAGATAATGAGATTATCATAGAATCTTTTCTAAGTGGAACAGAAGTTTCTGTAGGCGTAATTACTTATAAAGGAGAAGACCTAGTATTACCAATTACTGAAATTGTTTCTGAAAATGAATTCTTTGATTACGAAGCTAAATATTTGGGGAAATCACAAGAGATAACGCCTGCCAGACTTAGTGAGGTAGATAAGGAAAAGGTTAAAAATCTCGCTTTAAAAATATATCAGATACTTAAAATGAAAGGTTTCTCTAGAAGCGAATATATTTTTCATAATGGAGAACCTCATTTTGTAGAAATGAACACTAACCCAGGATTTAGCGAAGCTAGTATTTTACCTCAACAAGCAATTGCTGCAGGTATTAGTTTGCCAGAATTATTAACCAATACTATTGAAGAAGCAATAAAAGCGGATAAATAG
- a CDS encoding PASTA domain-containing protein, which translates to MDFIKGLLRFIWSKTFLIQLVIAIAMTVILCYVALKWLDSSTNHDQRIVVPSLSKKTLDEVKTLLESKDLRYEVQDSANFNPDFPRYSVIEQNPVAGNMVKENRKIYVTLNPSGYRKIEVPNVIRKTRRQVEPRLVALGFKIGSITFKPDPSDQVLELRYKGKALKPGDKIMKTSTIDLVVGDESGNLRLSQ; encoded by the coding sequence ATGGATTTTATAAAAGGCCTTTTGAGATTTATTTGGAGTAAAACATTTCTTATTCAACTTGTAATTGCAATAGCAATGACTGTAATATTATGTTATGTCGCATTAAAGTGGCTGGATAGTTCTACGAACCACGATCAGAGAATTGTAGTACCAAGCTTGAGTAAGAAGACATTGGATGAAGTGAAAACACTTTTAGAGTCTAAGGATTTGAGATATGAAGTTCAGGATTCTGCTAATTTTAATCCAGATTTTCCTAGATATTCTGTTATAGAACAAAATCCCGTTGCTGGTAATATGGTCAAAGAAAATAGAAAGATCTATGTTACGCTAAATCCATCTGGCTATCGGAAGATTGAGGTCCCTAATGTGATTCGAAAGACAAGAAGACAAGTAGAGCCAAGACTTGTAGCTCTTGGGTTTAAGATAGGTTCGATTACTTTTAAGCCGGATCCATCAGATCAGGTGCTTGAGCTTAGATACAAAGGAAAAGCATTAAAGCCAGGAGATAAAATAATGAAAACTTCCACTATCGATCTGGTAGTTGGTGATGAGAGTGGAAACCTAAGACTTTCCCAATAA
- a CDS encoding RluA family pseudouridine synthase, protein MEENPDIEHLGPNEDDLYEHHRFVAGAGQVPLRVDKFLMNFVENATRNKIQQAAKEGSVFVNDVAVKSNHKVKPNDVVRVLFSHPPYENLLTPEDIPLDIVYEDDVLLVVNKPAGMVVHPGHGNYSGTLINALIYHFDNLPNNSSDRPGLVHRIDKDTSGLLVIAKTEEAMTHLAKQFFDKTSEREYVAIAWGNMNEDEGTIEGNIGRHPKNRLQNTVFEGDDADKGKPAVTHYKVIERLGYVTLVSCKLETGRTHQIRVHMKHIGHTLFNDERYGGEKILKGTTFTKYKQFVENCFKVLPRQALHARTLGFVHPITGEKMHFETSVPDDMEQCVERWRNYAKNQLDV, encoded by the coding sequence TTGGAAGAGAATCCGGATATTGAACATTTAGGACCTAATGAAGATGATTTATATGAACATCATCGGTTCGTGGCCGGAGCGGGACAGGTTCCTCTTCGTGTAGACAAATTCTTAATGAATTTTGTTGAAAATGCTACACGAAATAAAATACAACAAGCCGCCAAAGAGGGAAGTGTTTTTGTTAATGATGTGGCGGTAAAGTCAAATCATAAGGTAAAACCAAATGATGTTGTTCGGGTTTTGTTTTCGCATCCTCCATATGAAAATTTATTGACCCCAGAAGATATTCCCTTAGATATTGTATACGAAGATGATGTGCTGTTGGTAGTAAATAAACCTGCAGGGATGGTAGTGCATCCAGGTCACGGAAATTATTCAGGTACTTTAATTAATGCTTTAATCTATCATTTTGATAACCTTCCGAACAACAGTAGCGATCGTCCAGGATTGGTGCATCGTATAGATAAAGACACAAGCGGATTATTGGTAATTGCCAAAACTGAAGAGGCTATGACGCACTTAGCAAAGCAGTTTTTTGATAAAACATCAGAACGCGAATACGTTGCAATTGCTTGGGGTAATATGAACGAAGATGAAGGAACCATTGAAGGTAATATAGGACGTCACCCTAAGAATAGATTACAGAATACTGTTTTCGAAGGAGATGATGCTGATAAAGGAAAACCAGCAGTTACACATTATAAAGTCATAGAACGTTTAGGATATGTAACCTTAGTTTCTTGCAAATTAGAAACAGGAAGAACGCATCAGATTCGTGTGCATATGAAACATATAGGTCACACATTATTTAATGATGAGCGCTATGGAGGAGAAAAGATTCTTAAAGGAACCACTTTTACTAAATATAAACAGTTTGTAGAGAATTGTTTTAAAGTCCTGCCAAGACAGGCTTTACACGCTAGGACTTTAGGGTTTGTACATCCTATAACTGGTGAGAAAATGCATTTTGAAACTTCTGTGCCTGACGATATGGAACAATGCGTTGAGCGTTGGAGAAATTATGCTAAGAATCAATTAGATGTATAG
- a CDS encoding AraC family transcriptional regulator → MNNWFWDLGRNPIIISILDLFLWQFLYPVTLFVFFLKKVKHPFVETKKSTLLYIPFVILSVVNILISLDTIFSVYEMIFLYKEEVIFYFYKIVSISSIVFPVVLMLFSAKYIFYTKTKIAIKWIKWIWIFISFLELYGIVLEGQRFLYGSKMSLTFLWIAVSVFMYWLIYKGLYQFKLSNEQYEVRQLLNRSTKDIRPPIKKDTNPYIDQLMTLIQQEHIHHNPDLSRDLVAKRLGISSGYLSQQINTNCDMNFSEFINHYRVNDIKQMILDPEFDKYSLLAIGMEAGFKSKTTFYTAFKKETGMSPNTFKKEQK, encoded by the coding sequence ATGAATAACTGGTTTTGGGATTTGGGAAGAAACCCAATAATCATTTCGATTTTAGACCTTTTTCTATGGCAGTTTTTATATCCTGTAACATTGTTTGTTTTTTTCTTAAAGAAAGTTAAGCATCCATTTGTAGAAACTAAGAAAAGTACACTTCTCTATATCCCATTTGTTATACTTAGTGTTGTCAATATTCTAATCTCTTTGGATACCATATTTAGTGTATATGAAATGATCTTTTTATACAAAGAAGAAGTTATATTTTACTTCTATAAGATAGTCAGTATCTCTTCAATTGTTTTTCCGGTTGTTTTAATGCTTTTTTCTGCCAAGTATATTTTTTATACAAAAACAAAAATTGCTATTAAGTGGATTAAATGGATTTGGATATTTATATCTTTTTTAGAGCTTTATGGGATTGTTTTAGAAGGACAGCGTTTTCTATATGGATCTAAGATGTCATTGACATTTTTATGGATTGCAGTTTCAGTTTTTATGTACTGGTTAATTTATAAAGGACTATATCAATTTAAATTGTCTAATGAGCAATACGAGGTGAGGCAGCTTCTCAATCGTTCAACGAAAGATATAAGACCTCCAATAAAGAAAGATACTAATCCATATATAGATCAGTTGATGACCCTTATACAACAAGAACATATTCATCATAATCCTGATTTAAGTAGGGATTTGGTTGCAAAAAGATTAGGAATAAGTAGTGGTTATTTGTCTCAGCAAATAAATACCAATTGTGATATGAATTTTTCTGAGTTTATTAATCATTATAGAGTAAATGATATAAAACAGATGATTCTTGATCCAGAGTTCGATAAATATAGTTTATTAGCTATCGGTATGGAAGCTGGGTTTAAATCCAAAACAACTTTTTATACTGCTTTCAAAAAAGAAACAGGAATGTCTCCAAATACATTCAAGAAAGAACAAAAATAG
- a CDS encoding amidohydrolase family protein, whose amino-acid sequence MFKFSKPLISCIVLVISFTSLFSQHKSFAFENVNVVPMNREVVLYNQRVIIIDGKISKIEPVSEKRTKDIDSIINAKDKYLIPGLAEMHYHLENDAENEFKLLIANGVTTARNMAEYDGQDQIKIREQANNNQILAPYYVTSGPYLKAEDLQTIPDVLNVVKKHQDRGYDFLKIADNLPKEIYLKLLEETTKHNIPVIGHGQRKLPLEYSLKMKSIAHIEEFMNIFSSEQKEDTVYLKQAAIKIKKSGVYVSPTLGIFEMISRYADDEKFEILKKSDEIKYLPEKYAAYCMSDSTHYRTNSWFTAPESLIRLQEELQWQKKFTKILSKEKVPLLAGSDTYGLFLPGFSLHRELELICNAGLSPYETLRTATVNPANYLNRVSSGTIAEGKSADLVLLNKNPLQDIQNTKTIEGVMLKGKWMNRKKLNLMLKEVEYEVKKVKK is encoded by the coding sequence ATGTTTAAATTTAGTAAACCCCTTATTTCTTGCATTGTATTAGTAATCAGTTTCACTTCATTATTTAGTCAACATAAAAGTTTTGCTTTTGAAAACGTAAATGTTGTTCCAATGAATAGGGAAGTAGTATTATATAATCAACGAGTGATTATTATAGACGGAAAAATATCTAAAATTGAACCTGTTTCAGAAAAAAGAACTAAAGATATTGATAGCATAATCAATGCTAAGGATAAGTATCTAATTCCTGGTTTAGCAGAAATGCATTATCATTTAGAAAATGATGCAGAAAATGAATTTAAGTTATTAATAGCTAATGGTGTTACTACAGCTAGAAACATGGCAGAATATGATGGGCAGGATCAAATAAAAATTAGAGAGCAAGCCAATAATAACCAAATATTAGCTCCTTATTATGTAACATCGGGCCCATATCTTAAAGCAGAAGATTTGCAAACAATTCCTGATGTTCTAAATGTAGTTAAGAAGCATCAAGATAGAGGATATGATTTTCTGAAAATTGCAGATAACTTACCAAAAGAAATATATCTGAAACTTCTGGAAGAGACGACAAAACATAATATTCCTGTTATCGGACATGGTCAAAGAAAGCTGCCATTGGAATATTCCTTAAAAATGAAATCAATCGCGCATATAGAAGAGTTCATGAATATTTTTAGTTCTGAACAAAAAGAAGATACCGTCTACCTTAAGCAAGCCGCGATTAAAATAAAGAAAAGTGGTGTTTATGTTTCACCCACTCTGGGTATTTTTGAGATGATTAGTCGATACGCTGACGATGAGAAGTTCGAGATTTTGAAAAAAAGTGATGAAATAAAATATCTTCCAGAAAAATACGCAGCTTATTGTATGTCTGATAGTACTCATTATAGAACAAATTCTTGGTTTACGGCTCCAGAATCCTTGATTAGATTACAAGAAGAGTTACAATGGCAAAAAAAATTTACTAAGATATTGAGTAAAGAAAAAGTACCATTGTTAGCGGGAAGTGATACGTATGGATTGTTTTTACCTGGTTTCTCATTGCATAGAGAATTAGAGTTGATATGTAATGCAGGATTATCACCTTATGAGACCTTAAGGACGGCAACGGTAAACCCTGCTAACTATTTAAATAGAGTGTCAAGCGGTACTATTGCTGAAGGGAAATCAGCAGATCTGGTATTATTGAATAAAAATCCATTACAGGACATACAAAATACTAAGACCATTGAAGGAGTAATGCTTAAAGGAAAATGGATGAACAGAAAAAAACTTAATTTGATGCTCAAAGAAGTTGAATATGAAGTAAAAAAAGTAAAAAAATAA
- a CDS encoding cold-shock protein: protein MNKGTVKFFNDSKGFGFITEEGSNKDHFVHISGLIDEVREGDEVEFELKEGKKGMNAVNVKVL, encoded by the coding sequence ATGAACAAAGGAACAGTAAAATTTTTTAATGACTCCAAAGGATTTGGATTCATCACAGAAGAAGGATCAAACAAAGATCATTTTGTACACATTTCAGGCTTAATCGACGAAGTTCGTGAAGGTGACGAAGTAGAGTTTGAACTTAAAGAAGGTAAAAAAGGAATGAACGCGGTAAACGTGAAAGTATTATAA
- a CDS encoding glycoside hydrolase family 71/99-like protein, with product MKLRFTIKFSAIIFIVFFYSCEKDQLPRKEIEIITSQKIQDTTYTDAQLQKVLNEELDIIERVKKDYIKDISGMNVKKENPKKVYIHYMPWFQSKDFDGYWGQHWTMTNKNPENIDMNGKREIASYYYPIIGPYSSSDPHLQEYHFLMMKLAGVDGVIFDWYGNRDLHDYENIKSATESFINTLEDLDFDFSIMYEDRVAMQAYDQQLSSSIIEAAQEDLQYINDTYFSSPNYIKYNDKNLLFVFGPHHITTQQEWDSIFSVLPVNDRPDFLTLWASNNLVGQNATGEFLWVAQDHLNAHEHYYNTYDIQNMITVGSSYPGFKSYYEEGDWLQGINSWSINHNQGQTFAETLNYTHHELSDFIQIITWNDFGEGTMIEPTQEFGFIYLQLLQQYTGVEYTASDLNVALELYQTRKKFQDNTIAQKYLDRTYKYIKNQNLKRADKIIKAVNRFL from the coding sequence ATGAAACTACGATTTACAATTAAATTTAGTGCTATTATTTTTATAGTTTTCTTTTACTCTTGCGAAAAAGATCAACTCCCAAGAAAAGAAATAGAAATTATCACTTCACAAAAAATTCAGGATACTACATATACGGATGCACAACTTCAAAAAGTACTTAATGAAGAATTAGACATAATAGAACGAGTAAAAAAAGATTACATCAAAGATATATCTGGAATGAATGTGAAAAAAGAAAACCCTAAAAAAGTATATATTCATTACATGCCCTGGTTTCAGAGCAAGGATTTTGATGGCTACTGGGGACAACATTGGACTATGACTAATAAAAATCCCGAGAATATCGATATGAACGGAAAAAGAGAAATAGCTTCTTATTACTATCCGATAATTGGACCGTATTCTTCTAGTGACCCTCACTTACAGGAATATCATTTTTTAATGATGAAATTAGCCGGTGTTGATGGGGTTATATTCGACTGGTATGGCAATCGTGATCTTCATGATTATGAAAATATAAAAAGTGCAACTGAAAGTTTTATAAACACATTAGAAGATTTAGATTTTGATTTTTCTATTATGTATGAAGATAGAGTGGCAATGCAAGCTTATGATCAACAGTTGTCATCAAGTATTATAGAAGCTGCTCAAGAAGATCTACAATACATTAATGACACATACTTTTCGAGTCCGAACTATATCAAATATAATGATAAAAATCTTCTGTTTGTATTTGGTCCACATCACATTACAACACAACAGGAATGGGACTCTATTTTTAGTGTATTACCTGTAAACGATAGACCAGACTTTTTAACATTATGGGCTTCTAACAATCTAGTTGGTCAAAATGCAACCGGCGAATTTTTATGGGTAGCTCAAGATCATTTAAACGCACACGAGCATTATTATAATACTTATGATATACAAAATATGATCACCGTAGGATCCTCATATCCTGGTTTTAAAAGTTATTATGAAGAAGGTGATTGGTTACAGGGTATAAATTCTTGGAGTATCAATCACAATCAAGGGCAAACTTTTGCGGAAACATTAAATTACACTCATCATGAATTATCTGATTTTATTCAAATAATCACTTGGAATGATTTTGGGGAAGGTACCATGATTGAACCTACTCAAGAATTCGGCTTTATATACTTACAACTTTTACAACAATACACGGGCGTAGAATACACTGCTAGTGATCTAAATGTTGCTCTAGAATTATATCAAACTCGAAAAAAATTTCAGGATAACACTATAGCGCAAAAGTATCTTGACAGAACTTATAAATACATTAAAAATCAAAATCTAAAACGTGCTGATAAAATAATAAAGGCAGTTAATCGATTTCTATAA
- the yaaA gene encoding peroxide stress protein YaaA: MKIVVSPAKSLDFETSLPTEKYTEPSFLDEAEKLNTVLQKKTPKKLSDLMSISDNLAQLNWQRNQDWQLPFTSENARPAIYAFKGDVYIGLDSYTIPEDKLDILQDKLRILSGLYGILKPLDLMQPYRLEMGTKLKVGRKNNLYEFWKKQVTEQLNQELQDDELFVNLASNEYFSVIDKKTLKVPIITPQFKDWKGDKLKMISFFAKKARGMMVRYIIDTGAETIDDLKGFNYEGYGFSEEHTTKPNELVFVR; encoded by the coding sequence ATGAAAATTGTAGTATCTCCAGCAAAGTCATTAGATTTTGAAACCTCGTTACCAACAGAAAAATATACAGAGCCATCTTTCTTAGACGAAGCAGAAAAACTAAATACTGTGCTTCAAAAAAAGACTCCTAAGAAACTTTCTGATTTGATGAGTATTAGTGATAATCTCGCACAACTAAATTGGCAGCGTAATCAAGATTGGCAACTTCCTTTTACATCAGAAAATGCTAGGCCCGCTATTTATGCTTTTAAAGGAGATGTATATATTGGATTAGATAGCTATACAATTCCAGAAGATAAGTTGGATATACTGCAGGATAAACTAAGAATACTTTCTGGGTTATATGGAATTTTAAAACCATTAGATTTAATGCAGCCTTATCGGTTAGAGATGGGAACAAAACTTAAAGTGGGGCGAAAGAATAATTTGTATGAGTTTTGGAAAAAGCAGGTAACCGAGCAGTTAAATCAAGAACTTCAAGATGATGAGTTATTTGTGAACTTGGCAAGTAACGAATACTTCAGTGTAATTGATAAAAAGACATTAAAAGTTCCGATTATTACTCCGCAATTTAAAGATTGGAAAGGTGATAAATTAAAGATGATTAGTTTCTTTGCAAAAAAAGCAAGAGGTATGATGGTGCGTTATATCATTGATACCGGCGCGGAAACAATAGATGATCTAAAGGGATTCAATTATGAGGGCTATGGCTTTAGCGAAGAACATACTACTAAACCAAATGAACTGGTTTTTGTTAGATAA
- a CDS encoding TRAP transporter small permease subunit, whose translation MQKIINFLDWIGEKMGTLVSWVAVLLALLIGLDVIIRYVFQFTFIWMIETEIYLFGILFLVGSGYTFKYGKHVRVDVFYTKMSEKGKAWIDLLGGACLLIPWCYVVIVSSWYYGLSSFMIRESSAQTGGLPALYVLKFCITLGFVFLLFQGISQMLKSIQIIFNKDN comes from the coding sequence ATGCAAAAAATCATAAACTTTCTCGATTGGATTGGTGAGAAAATGGGAACTCTGGTAAGTTGGGTTGCTGTTCTTTTAGCACTTCTTATAGGATTAGATGTTATCATACGATATGTGTTTCAGTTTACGTTTATTTGGATGATTGAGACAGAGATTTATCTATTCGGAATCTTGTTTCTGGTTGGTTCTGGATACACTTTTAAGTATGGAAAACATGTGAGAGTAGATGTTTTTTATACCAAGATGTCAGAAAAAGGCAAAGCCTGGATCGATTTGTTAGGAGGTGCTTGTTTATTGATCCCTTGGTGTTATGTAGTGATTGTGTCTTCTTGGTATTACGGATTGTCGTCTTTTATGATAAGAGAATCTTCTGCGCAAACAGGAGGGTTGCCAGCTTTATATGTGCTTAAGTTTTGTATCACTTTAGGTTTTGTATTTTTACTGTTTCAAGGGATTTCTCAGATGCTAAAATCAATTCAGATCATTTTTAATAAAGATAATTAA
- a CDS encoding TRAP transporter large permease subunit, translating into MEFLAIILFVIIFILILKGYPVAFTLGGISVAFAFGVSIFAPEYFSMSTFYLLPARIMGVVNNYVLMAVPLFIFMGIMLEKSGLAQSLLETMAMMFGRIRGGLAISVVIVGALLAASTGIVGATVVTMGLISLPTMLKRGYKTELAVGVIASSGTLGQIIPPSIVLVLLADTINSSSRGAASVDVGTLFSAALFPGLILVGLYIVYILIKSFIHKEDAPSIPAEEIAAFREDNFIPKVLKVLLLPVLLIVIVLGSIFTGVASPTEASAIGALGATALTIVQKKFSFKILKEVAQETTKLTSMVFFILLGATTFTLVFRTLGGDQYLQELIMSSQLTPLMFLLLVMLVIFIAGFFIDFIEIIFIIVPVVTPIFNAFDMNMLWVGILMALNLQTSFLTPPFGFALFYLKGVAPETVKTSQIYRGIIPFIVIQLIIVSLVIFFPEIIFNSK; encoded by the coding sequence ATGGAGTTTTTAGCAATTATTTTATTCGTAATTATCTTTATCTTAATCCTGAAAGGGTATCCGGTAGCTTTTACGTTAGGAGGTATTTCTGTTGCTTTTGCTTTTGGAGTTTCGATTTTCGCACCAGAATACTTTTCTATGTCTACTTTCTATTTATTACCTGCTCGGATTATGGGAGTGGTTAATAACTATGTTTTGATGGCAGTGCCCTTGTTTATCTTTATGGGGATTATGTTGGAGAAATCGGGACTTGCACAAAGTTTATTAGAAACTATGGCCATGATGTTTGGACGAATACGAGGTGGTCTGGCAATTTCTGTAGTGATTGTTGGAGCTTTATTGGCTGCTTCAACAGGCATCGTGGGAGCAACTGTAGTAACTATGGGATTAATTAGTTTGCCTACAATGCTAAAACGAGGATACAAAACGGAGTTAGCGGTAGGAGTAATTGCATCTTCAGGAACTTTGGGTCAGATTATTCCACCTTCCATTGTTTTAGTATTATTAGCAGATACGATCAATAGTTCGTCAAGAGGAGCTGCATCGGTAGATGTTGGAACATTGTTTTCTGCGGCTTTGTTTCCTGGGTTGATTTTAGTTGGATTGTATATAGTTTACATTTTGATAAAATCATTTATTCATAAAGAGGATGCGCCAAGTATTCCAGCTGAAGAAATTGCAGCATTTAGAGAAGATAATTTCATCCCTAAGGTACTTAAGGTACTCTTGTTACCTGTCTTGCTGATAGTAATTGTTTTGGGTTCGATTTTTACAGGAGTCGCTTCTCCAACAGAGGCCTCTGCAATTGGGGCATTGGGGGCAACTGCCTTAACCATTGTTCAGAAAAAGTTCTCTTTTAAAATCCTAAAAGAAGTTGCACAAGAAACCACAAAATTAACCTCCATGGTTTTTTTTATTTTGTTAGGCGCAACGACTTTTACGTTAGTATTTAGAACATTAGGAGGAGATCAATATCTTCAGGAATTAATTATGTCTTCTCAATTAACTCCTTTAATGTTTCTGTTATTAGTAATGCTGGTAATTTTCATTGCAGGGTTCTTTATTGATTTCATTGAGATTATATTCATAATAGTTCCTGTAGTAACTCCGATTTTTAATGCTTTTGATATGAATATGCTTTGGGTAGGAATTTTGATGGCATTGAATCTACAAACGTCATTTCTTACACCACCATTTGGATTTGCATTGTTTTATCTAAAAGGAGTTGCTCCAGAAACAGTTAAAACTAGTCAGATATATCGAGGGATTATTCCTTTTATTGTGATTCAGTTAATCATTGTAAGCCTAGTAATATTTTTTCCTGAGATTATCTTTAATTCGAAGTAA